One genomic window of Hyperolius riggenbachi isolate aHypRig1 chromosome 7, aHypRig1.pri, whole genome shotgun sequence includes the following:
- the LOC137525953 gene encoding posterior protein-like, whose translation MEVVSEFLKKYSSANYRSCVDEALTHQYSDLEKQCEMQNERLQTKVSSKKNRKQRMANLIDMLIKMKELALQKELQVYTEKAQLREEIDSITKNCLAMDIKNNACECEELKEEVDKLVVENGDLQECLDDCDSTCRLRELQIASLEQRESQKDNVIQMLTEQLAQKEQCLQLLKAQGNNACNQGNSSSYRSLGKEQRGREEHPICTADESQSPPELSLNQNSTLFTPIPDRIDHQHRNAQGQGHANHNVHSTTLSIQDRTNLCQILGKFDTSASPVSLSNKLEAVVTQYNLGNRDACALLRAWLPSQLCEKLLPPVGTHTGLLAELNSNWGNAADRMGELQRVMGGRDARGTNALENARFRKGEDPVLFCSEYLSLYKSTFNCPDMSPDDGSFLYSMANKCTFVDYHTKIALRNANSYQTFLNIIKDWIQETNQDNKVQRKIAEVTKSEGRVRSTGKCYKCGHMGHFMRDCKLNRRVGGNRSFSDRKDQKRPGPDRVQREKVQDPDVTLYGPLLKELERVKSKIAEIPEEYKTPPPSNPYVKP comes from the coding sequence ATGGAAGTTGTTTCAGAATTCCTTAAAAAGTATTCCTCTGCAAATTATCGCTCATGTGTGGATGAGGCTTTGACTCATCAGTATAGTGATTTAGAAAAGCAGTGTGAAATGCAGAATGAAAGATTACAGACCAAGgtttcttctaaaaaaaatagaaaacagagaaTGGCCAATCTCATTGATATGTTAATTAAGATGAAAGAGCTAGCGTTACAAAAGGAGTTGCAGGTTTACACTGAAAAAGCTCAGCTAAGAGAAGAAATTGATAGCATTACAAAAAATTGCTTAGCCATGGATATTAAAAATAATGCTTGTGAATGTGaggaattgaaggaggaagttgaTAAACTTGTTGTAGAGAATGGTGATTTACAAGAGTGTTTAGATGATTGTGATTCTACATGTAGACTCAGGGAATTACAGATAGCATCTTTGGAACAAAGAGAGTCACAGAAAGACAATGTTATTCAAATGCTTACAGAGCAGCTGGCTCAAAAGGAACAATGTTTACAGTTGTTAAAAGCACAAGGTAACAATGCATGCAACCAGGGTAATAGCTCAAGTTACAGATCCCTGGGAAAGGAgcaaagaggcagagaggagcatCCGATTTGTACTGCAGATGAATCTcaatctcctcctgagctgtcatTAAATCAAAATTCCACACTCTTTACTCCTATCCCAGACAGGATTGATCACCAACACAGAAATGCTCAAGGGCAAGGTCATGCAAATCATAATGTGCACTCCACAACACTCTCTATACAGGATCGCACAAACCTGTGCCAGATATTGGGGAAGTTTGACACTTCAGCCTCACCTGTCAGCCTCTCCAATAAGCTGGAAGCTGTAGTCACTCAATATAATTTGGGAAACAGAGATGCCTGTGCGCTACTGCGTGCATGGCTCCCTTCACAGCTGTGTGAGAAATTACTGCCTCCTGTGGGGACTCATACTGGTCTGTTGGCAGAACTGAATTCCAATTGGGGAAATGCAGCAGACAGAATGGGAGAGTTACAGAGAGTGATGGGAGGGAGAGATGCTAGAGGAACCAATGCGCTAGAAAATGCCAGATTTAGAAAAGGTGAAGACCCTGTTTTATTTTGCAGTGAATACTTGTCACTGTACAAATCCACATTTAATTGCCCAGATATGTCTCCTGACGACGGTAGTTTTCTTTACTCGATGGCTAACAAGTGTACCTTTGTGGATTATCACACAAAGATTGCACTCAGAAATGCTAATTCATACCAGACATTTCTGAACATAATAAAGGACTGGATTCAGGAGACAAATCAGGACAATAAAGTGCAAAGGAAAATTGCAGAGGTAACTAAGAGTGAAGGAAGAGTCAGATCCACTGGCAAATGTTATAAATGTGGGCATATGGGACATTTCATGAGAGACTGTAAATTGAACAGGAGAGTAGGGGGTAACAGAAGTTTTTCTGACAGGAAAGATCAGAAGAGGCCTGGACCAGACAGGGTGCAGAGGGAAAAAGTCCAAGATCCCGATGTTACCCTATATGGTCCACTCCTAAAAGAGCTAGAGAGGGTTAAAAGTAAAATCGCTGAAATTCCAGAGGAATACAAGACCCCACCCCCATCCAATCCTTATGTGAAACCATAG